A genomic window from Prunus persica cultivar Lovell chromosome G2, Prunus_persica_NCBIv2, whole genome shotgun sequence includes:
- the LOC18785894 gene encoding protein LHY isoform X3 has translation MEPHSSREDLAIKARKPYTITKQRERWTHEEHNKFLEALKLYGRAWQRIEEHIGTKTAVQIRSHAQKFFSKLEKEAHVNGVPIGQSIGIDIPPPRPKRKPSNPYPRKSSSAASTCATLHVGAKVGKLLSSASSSRYKQVVDLEKEPLHERPFGEEKANNAENQVANCTEVFTLLQDDHCSVSSANNNSIPSQVALGNACTLRDATNESHVTIKLKGNQNLKKIDAKMIVGDNGTSGAPKSGNTNNAFHKELVQGEKFSSLIVSSLLQNPAAHAAASSTAAFWPYANAKNREDPPSMAAIAAATVTAATAWLAVHRLLPCQIDFSCSPISMTPPVPSMDTDQAPPAKRERGESSLQIPSLQDQQLDSKHTEAVEAQHSNIAKANTDDKKDVASTGEVHDSNPAKSRKQQVDRSSYGSNTPSDSKDETAAIEKNEKGKEEQKEPNTSHPAAESSHRRSRCVSNVYDSWKEVSEEDLKIKGHQNDGMEDSKKS, from the exons ATGGAACCACACTCATCTAGGGAAGATTTGGCCATCAAG GCAAGAAAGCCATATACAATTACCAAGCAGCGAGAGCGATGGACACATGAGGAGCATAATAAGTTTCTTGAAGCCCTGAAGCTCTATGGCCGAGCATGGCAGCGCATTGAAG AACATATTGGAACAAAGACTGCTGTGCAGATCAGGAGTCATGCTCAGAAATTCTTTTCCAAG CTAGAGAAGGAGGCACACGTTAATGGTGTTCCCATAGGACAATCAATTGGCATTGATATTCCGCCTCCACGtcccaaaagaaaaccaagcaATCCTTATCCTCGAAAGTCTAGTTCAGCTGCATCGACATGTGCCACATTGCATGTGGGAGCAAAGGTTGGAAAACTTTTATCATCAGCATCTTCTTCACGCTATAAACAAGTAGTGGACTTGGAGAAAGAACCACTTCATGAG AGACCTTTTGGAGAAGAAAAGGCAAATAATGCAGAAAATCAGGTAGCCAATTGCACAGAAGTCTTCACCTTGCTCCAAGATGATCATTGCTCTGTTTCTTCTGCAAACAATAATTCCATACCCTCACAGGTAGCACTTGGAAATGCTTGCACTTTAAGGGATGCAACAAATGAATCTCATGTCACTATTAAACTTAAAGGAAAtcagaatttgaagaaaattgaTGCCAAAATGATAGTTGGCGATAATGGCACAAGTGGAGCTCCAAAGTCAGGGAACACTAATAATGCTTTTCATAAGGAGTTGGTTCAAGGTGAGAAATTTTCAAGTCTTATTGTGTCTTCTCTGTTACAAAATCCTGCAGCCCATGCTGCGGCTAGCTCCACAGCCGCATTTTGGCCTTACGCAAATGCGAAAAATAGGGAAGACCCCCCAAGTATGGCAGCAATTGCTGCTGCCACTGTAACCGCTGCAACTGCTTGGTTGGCAGTCCATAGACTGCTTCCTTGTCAAATTGATTTTAGCTGTTCTCCCATCTCTATGACCCCTCCAGTTCCATCAATGGATACTGATCAAGCTCCTCcagccaagagagagagaggagagagttCTCTGCAAATTCCTTCCTTGCAGGATCAACAACTGGACTCAAAACACACGGAAGCTGTGGAAGCTCAACATTCAAACATTGCAAAGGCTAATACTGATGATAAGAAGGACGTTGCGTCAACTGGAGAAGTTCATGATTCAAACCCTGCAAAGAGCAGAAAACAG caggtTGACCGTTCCTCATATGGTTCCAACACACCATCCGACAGCAAAGACGAGACAGCTGCAATAGAGAAGAATGAGAAAGGGAAGGAAGAACAAAAAGAGCCTAATACAAGTCACCCAGCTGCTGAGTCTAGTCACCGTCGCAGTAGATGTGTCAGCAACGTGTATGATTCATGGAAAGAGGTCTCTGAAGAG GACCTCAAGATTAAGGGGCATCAGAATGACGGTATGGAAGACTCAAAGAAAAGTTGA
- the LOC18785894 gene encoding protein CCA1 isoform X4 — protein MEPHSSREDLAIKARKPYTITKQRERWTHEEHNKFLEALKLYGRAWQRIEEHIGTKTAVQIRSHAQKFFSKLEKEAHVNGVPIGQSIGIDIPPPRPKRKPSNPYPRKSSSAASTCATLHVGAKVGKLLSSASSSRYKQVVDLEKEPLHERPFGEEKANNAENQVALGNACTLRDATNESHVTIKLKGNQNLKKIDAKMIVGDNGTSGAPKSGNTNNAFHKELVQGEKFSSLIVSSLLQNPAAHAAASSTAAFWPYANAKNREDPPSMAAIAAATVTAATAWLAVHRLLPCQIDFSCSPISMTPPVPSMDTDQAPPAKRERGESSLQIPSLQDQQLDSKHTEAVEAQHSNIAKANTDDKKDVASTGEVHDSNPAKSRKQQVDRSSYGSNTPSDSKDETAAIEKNEKGKEEQKEPNTSHPAAESSHRRSRCVSNVYDSWKEVSEEGRLAFHALFSRDVLPQSFSLTQDLKIKGHQNDGMEDSKKS, from the exons ATGGAACCACACTCATCTAGGGAAGATTTGGCCATCAAG GCAAGAAAGCCATATACAATTACCAAGCAGCGAGAGCGATGGACACATGAGGAGCATAATAAGTTTCTTGAAGCCCTGAAGCTCTATGGCCGAGCATGGCAGCGCATTGAAG AACATATTGGAACAAAGACTGCTGTGCAGATCAGGAGTCATGCTCAGAAATTCTTTTCCAAG CTAGAGAAGGAGGCACACGTTAATGGTGTTCCCATAGGACAATCAATTGGCATTGATATTCCGCCTCCACGtcccaaaagaaaaccaagcaATCCTTATCCTCGAAAGTCTAGTTCAGCTGCATCGACATGTGCCACATTGCATGTGGGAGCAAAGGTTGGAAAACTTTTATCATCAGCATCTTCTTCACGCTATAAACAAGTAGTGGACTTGGAGAAAGAACCACTTCATGAG AGACCTTTTGGAGAAGAAAAGGCAAATAATGCAGAAAATCAG GTAGCACTTGGAAATGCTTGCACTTTAAGGGATGCAACAAATGAATCTCATGTCACTATTAAACTTAAAGGAAAtcagaatttgaagaaaattgaTGCCAAAATGATAGTTGGCGATAATGGCACAAGTGGAGCTCCAAAGTCAGGGAACACTAATAATGCTTTTCATAAGGAGTTGGTTCAAGGTGAGAAATTTTCAAGTCTTATTGTGTCTTCTCTGTTACAAAATCCTGCAGCCCATGCTGCGGCTAGCTCCACAGCCGCATTTTGGCCTTACGCAAATGCGAAAAATAGGGAAGACCCCCCAAGTATGGCAGCAATTGCTGCTGCCACTGTAACCGCTGCAACTGCTTGGTTGGCAGTCCATAGACTGCTTCCTTGTCAAATTGATTTTAGCTGTTCTCCCATCTCTATGACCCCTCCAGTTCCATCAATGGATACTGATCAAGCTCCTCcagccaagagagagagaggagagagttCTCTGCAAATTCCTTCCTTGCAGGATCAACAACTGGACTCAAAACACACGGAAGCTGTGGAAGCTCAACATTCAAACATTGCAAAGGCTAATACTGATGATAAGAAGGACGTTGCGTCAACTGGAGAAGTTCATGATTCAAACCCTGCAAAGAGCAGAAAACAG caggtTGACCGTTCCTCATATGGTTCCAACACACCATCCGACAGCAAAGACGAGACAGCTGCAATAGAGAAGAATGAGAAAGGGAAGGAAGAACAAAAAGAGCCTAATACAAGTCACCCAGCTGCTGAGTCTAGTCACCGTCGCAGTAGATGTGTCAGCAACGTGTATGATTCATGGAAAGAGGTCTCTGAAGAG GGGCGCCTGGCCTTTCATGCACTATTCTCAAGAGATGTATTACCCCAGAGTTTTTCACTTACACAGGACCTCAAGATTAAGGGGCATCAGAATGACGGTATGGAAGACTCAAAGAAAAGTTGA
- the LOC18785894 gene encoding protein LHY isoform X1 — MEPHSSREDLAIKARKPYTITKQRERWTHEEHNKFLEALKLYGRAWQRIEEHIGTKTAVQIRSHAQKFFSKLEKEAHVNGVPIGQSIGIDIPPPRPKRKPSNPYPRKSSSAASTCATLHVGAKVGKLLSSASSSRYKQVVDLEKEPLHERPFGEEKANNAENQVANCTEVFTLLQDDHCSVSSANNNSIPSQVALGNACTLRDATNESHVTIKLKGNQNLKKIDAKMIVGDNGTSGAPKSGNTNNAFHKELVQGEKFSSLIVSSLLQNPAAHAAASSTAAFWPYANAKNREDPPSMAAIAAATVTAATAWLAVHRLLPCQIDFSCSPISMTPPVPSMDTDQAPPAKRERGESSLQIPSLQDQQLDSKHTEAVEAQHSNIAKANTDDKKDVASTGEVHDSNPAKSRKQQVDRSSYGSNTPSDSKDETAAIEKNEKGKEEQKEPNTSHPAAESSHRRSRCVSNVYDSWKEVSEEGRLAFHALFSRDVLPQSFSLTQDLKIKGHQNDGMEDSKKS, encoded by the exons ATGGAACCACACTCATCTAGGGAAGATTTGGCCATCAAG GCAAGAAAGCCATATACAATTACCAAGCAGCGAGAGCGATGGACACATGAGGAGCATAATAAGTTTCTTGAAGCCCTGAAGCTCTATGGCCGAGCATGGCAGCGCATTGAAG AACATATTGGAACAAAGACTGCTGTGCAGATCAGGAGTCATGCTCAGAAATTCTTTTCCAAG CTAGAGAAGGAGGCACACGTTAATGGTGTTCCCATAGGACAATCAATTGGCATTGATATTCCGCCTCCACGtcccaaaagaaaaccaagcaATCCTTATCCTCGAAAGTCTAGTTCAGCTGCATCGACATGTGCCACATTGCATGTGGGAGCAAAGGTTGGAAAACTTTTATCATCAGCATCTTCTTCACGCTATAAACAAGTAGTGGACTTGGAGAAAGAACCACTTCATGAG AGACCTTTTGGAGAAGAAAAGGCAAATAATGCAGAAAATCAGGTAGCCAATTGCACAGAAGTCTTCACCTTGCTCCAAGATGATCATTGCTCTGTTTCTTCTGCAAACAATAATTCCATACCCTCACAGGTAGCACTTGGAAATGCTTGCACTTTAAGGGATGCAACAAATGAATCTCATGTCACTATTAAACTTAAAGGAAAtcagaatttgaagaaaattgaTGCCAAAATGATAGTTGGCGATAATGGCACAAGTGGAGCTCCAAAGTCAGGGAACACTAATAATGCTTTTCATAAGGAGTTGGTTCAAGGTGAGAAATTTTCAAGTCTTATTGTGTCTTCTCTGTTACAAAATCCTGCAGCCCATGCTGCGGCTAGCTCCACAGCCGCATTTTGGCCTTACGCAAATGCGAAAAATAGGGAAGACCCCCCAAGTATGGCAGCAATTGCTGCTGCCACTGTAACCGCTGCAACTGCTTGGTTGGCAGTCCATAGACTGCTTCCTTGTCAAATTGATTTTAGCTGTTCTCCCATCTCTATGACCCCTCCAGTTCCATCAATGGATACTGATCAAGCTCCTCcagccaagagagagagaggagagagttCTCTGCAAATTCCTTCCTTGCAGGATCAACAACTGGACTCAAAACACACGGAAGCTGTGGAAGCTCAACATTCAAACATTGCAAAGGCTAATACTGATGATAAGAAGGACGTTGCGTCAACTGGAGAAGTTCATGATTCAAACCCTGCAAAGAGCAGAAAACAG caggtTGACCGTTCCTCATATGGTTCCAACACACCATCCGACAGCAAAGACGAGACAGCTGCAATAGAGAAGAATGAGAAAGGGAAGGAAGAACAAAAAGAGCCTAATACAAGTCACCCAGCTGCTGAGTCTAGTCACCGTCGCAGTAGATGTGTCAGCAACGTGTATGATTCATGGAAAGAGGTCTCTGAAGAG GGGCGCCTGGCCTTTCATGCACTATTCTCAAGAGATGTATTACCCCAGAGTTTTTCACTTACACAGGACCTCAAGATTAAGGGGCATCAGAATGACGGTATGGAAGACTCAAAGAAAAGTTGA
- the LOC18785894 gene encoding protein LHY isoform X2 — translation MEPHSSREDLAIKARKPYTITKQRERWTHEEHNKFLEALKLYGRAWQRIEEHIGTKTAVQIRSHAQKFFSKLEKEAHVNGVPIGQSIGIDIPPPRPKRKPSNPYPRKSSSAASTCATLHVGAKVGKLLSSASSSRYKQVVDLEKEPLHERPFGEEKANNAENQVANCTEVFTLLQDDHCSVSSANNNSIPSQVALGNACTLRDATNESHVTIKLKGNQNLKKIDAKMIVGDNGTSGAPKSGNTNNAFHKELVQGEKFSSLIVSSLLQNPAAHAAASSTAAFWPYANAKNREDPPSMAAIAAATVTAATAWLAVHRLLPCQIDFSCSPISMTPPVPSMDTDQAPPAKRERGESSLQIPSLQDQQLDSKHTEAVEAQHSNIAKANTDDKKDVASTGEVHDSNPAKSRKQVDRSSYGSNTPSDSKDETAAIEKNEKGKEEQKEPNTSHPAAESSHRRSRCVSNVYDSWKEVSEEGRLAFHALFSRDVLPQSFSLTQDLKIKGHQNDGMEDSKKS, via the exons ATGGAACCACACTCATCTAGGGAAGATTTGGCCATCAAG GCAAGAAAGCCATATACAATTACCAAGCAGCGAGAGCGATGGACACATGAGGAGCATAATAAGTTTCTTGAAGCCCTGAAGCTCTATGGCCGAGCATGGCAGCGCATTGAAG AACATATTGGAACAAAGACTGCTGTGCAGATCAGGAGTCATGCTCAGAAATTCTTTTCCAAG CTAGAGAAGGAGGCACACGTTAATGGTGTTCCCATAGGACAATCAATTGGCATTGATATTCCGCCTCCACGtcccaaaagaaaaccaagcaATCCTTATCCTCGAAAGTCTAGTTCAGCTGCATCGACATGTGCCACATTGCATGTGGGAGCAAAGGTTGGAAAACTTTTATCATCAGCATCTTCTTCACGCTATAAACAAGTAGTGGACTTGGAGAAAGAACCACTTCATGAG AGACCTTTTGGAGAAGAAAAGGCAAATAATGCAGAAAATCAGGTAGCCAATTGCACAGAAGTCTTCACCTTGCTCCAAGATGATCATTGCTCTGTTTCTTCTGCAAACAATAATTCCATACCCTCACAGGTAGCACTTGGAAATGCTTGCACTTTAAGGGATGCAACAAATGAATCTCATGTCACTATTAAACTTAAAGGAAAtcagaatttgaagaaaattgaTGCCAAAATGATAGTTGGCGATAATGGCACAAGTGGAGCTCCAAAGTCAGGGAACACTAATAATGCTTTTCATAAGGAGTTGGTTCAAGGTGAGAAATTTTCAAGTCTTATTGTGTCTTCTCTGTTACAAAATCCTGCAGCCCATGCTGCGGCTAGCTCCACAGCCGCATTTTGGCCTTACGCAAATGCGAAAAATAGGGAAGACCCCCCAAGTATGGCAGCAATTGCTGCTGCCACTGTAACCGCTGCAACTGCTTGGTTGGCAGTCCATAGACTGCTTCCTTGTCAAATTGATTTTAGCTGTTCTCCCATCTCTATGACCCCTCCAGTTCCATCAATGGATACTGATCAAGCTCCTCcagccaagagagagagaggagagagttCTCTGCAAATTCCTTCCTTGCAGGATCAACAACTGGACTCAAAACACACGGAAGCTGTGGAAGCTCAACATTCAAACATTGCAAAGGCTAATACTGATGATAAGAAGGACGTTGCGTCAACTGGAGAAGTTCATGATTCAAACCCTGCAAAGAGCAGAAAACAG gtTGACCGTTCCTCATATGGTTCCAACACACCATCCGACAGCAAAGACGAGACAGCTGCAATAGAGAAGAATGAGAAAGGGAAGGAAGAACAAAAAGAGCCTAATACAAGTCACCCAGCTGCTGAGTCTAGTCACCGTCGCAGTAGATGTGTCAGCAACGTGTATGATTCATGGAAAGAGGTCTCTGAAGAG GGGCGCCTGGCCTTTCATGCACTATTCTCAAGAGATGTATTACCCCAGAGTTTTTCACTTACACAGGACCTCAAGATTAAGGGGCATCAGAATGACGGTATGGAAGACTCAAAGAAAAGTTGA
- the LOC18785681 gene encoding protein DMR6-LIKE OXYGENASE 2, with protein MAAKLLSDLASGVTCVPSNYVRPVHDRPSLDQVQPSDHSIPLINLHGFDGSRRHEIINQIGLACQNYGFFQVQNHAIEEAVIDNMLKVAREFFHLPESERLKCFSEDPLKTTRLSTSFNVKTEEVSSWRDYLRLHCYPLEDYMHEWPSNPPSFREDVAEYCRNVKGLAERLLEAISESLGLEKDYMNRALGKHGQHMAINYYPPCHQPELTYGLPGHADPNVVTLLLQDDVAGLQVFNNGRWVAVKPMPHTFIVNIGDQIQVVSNDRYKSVLHRAVVNCDKERISIPTFYCPSYDAVMEPAPQLVDDHHPPLYRSFTYAEFYEKFWDRGLNTRSSLDLFKTTSHA; from the exons ATGGCTGCCAAATTATTATCCGATCTTGCATCTGGTGTGACTTGTGTTCCCTCCAACTATGTCCGGCCTGTACATGATCGTCCAAGTCTCGACCAAGTCCAGCCCTCCGATCACTCTATCCCTCTCATCAATCTCCACGGTTTCGACGGTTCGAGGCGCCATGAAATAATCAACCAGATAGGCCTTGCCTGCCAAAATTATGGTTTCTTTCAG gTCCAAAACCATGCAATTGAAGAGGCCGTGATCGACAACATGTTGAAAGTAGCAAGGGAGTTTTTTCATCTGCCAGAAAGTGAAAGGCTCAAGTGTTTCTCCGAAGACCCGTTGAAGACCACAAGACTGTCCACCAGTTTCAATGTCAAAACTGAGGAGGTCTCTAGCTGGAGAGATTACTTGAGACTCCATTGCTACCCTCTCGAGGACTACATGCATGAATGGCCCTCCAACCCTCCGTCTTTCAG GGAAGATGTGGCTGAGTATTGCAGGAATGTCAAAGGATTAGCAGAGAGACTTCTGGAAGCCATATCAGAAAGCTTAGGCTTAGAAAAGGATTACATGAACAGGGCATTGGGGAAGCATGGGCAGCACATGGCCATCAATTACTATCCGCCTTGCCATCAGCCGGAGCTGACCTATGGCTTACCTGGTCATGCTGATCCTAATGTCGTCACCCTTCTCCTTCAAGATGACGTGGCAGGCTTGCAGGTCTTCAACAATGGCAGATGGGTTGCAGTCAAGCCCATGCCACATACGTTCATTGTCAACATTGGTGATCAAATCCAG gTTGTTAGTAATGATCGTTATAAGAGTGTACTCCATCGAGCAGTGGTGAATTGCGACAAGGAAAGGATCTCCATCCCAACATTCTATTGCCCATCGTATGATGCTGTGATGGAGCCAGCCCCCCAACTTGTTGATGATCATCACCCTCCCCTCTACAGGAGCTTTACCTACGCTGAGTTCTATGAGAAATTCTGGGACAGAGGCCTCAACACTCGATCCTCTTTGGACTTGTTTAAGACTACCTCTCATGCTTAA
- the LOC18785894 gene encoding protein LHY isoform X5: MEPHSSREDLAIKARKPYTITKQRERWTHEEHNKFLEALKLYGRAWQRIEEHIGTKTAVQIRSHAQKFFSKLEKEAHVNGVPIGQSIGIDIPPPRPKRKPSNPYPRKSSSAASTCATLHVGAKVGKLLSSASSSRYKQVVDLEKEPLHERPFGEEKANNAENQVANCTEVFTLLQDDHCSVSSANNNSIPSQVALGNACTLRDATNESHVTIKLKGNQNLKKIDAKMIVGDNGTSGAPKSGNTNNAFHKELVQVPSMDTDQAPPAKRERGESSLQIPSLQDQQLDSKHTEAVEAQHSNIAKANTDDKKDVASTGEVHDSNPAKSRKQQVDRSSYGSNTPSDSKDETAAIEKNEKGKEEQKEPNTSHPAAESSHRRSRCVSNVYDSWKEVSEEGRLAFHALFSRDVLPQSFSLTQDLKIKGHQNDGMEDSKKS; the protein is encoded by the exons ATGGAACCACACTCATCTAGGGAAGATTTGGCCATCAAG GCAAGAAAGCCATATACAATTACCAAGCAGCGAGAGCGATGGACACATGAGGAGCATAATAAGTTTCTTGAAGCCCTGAAGCTCTATGGCCGAGCATGGCAGCGCATTGAAG AACATATTGGAACAAAGACTGCTGTGCAGATCAGGAGTCATGCTCAGAAATTCTTTTCCAAG CTAGAGAAGGAGGCACACGTTAATGGTGTTCCCATAGGACAATCAATTGGCATTGATATTCCGCCTCCACGtcccaaaagaaaaccaagcaATCCTTATCCTCGAAAGTCTAGTTCAGCTGCATCGACATGTGCCACATTGCATGTGGGAGCAAAGGTTGGAAAACTTTTATCATCAGCATCTTCTTCACGCTATAAACAAGTAGTGGACTTGGAGAAAGAACCACTTCATGAG AGACCTTTTGGAGAAGAAAAGGCAAATAATGCAGAAAATCAGGTAGCCAATTGCACAGAAGTCTTCACCTTGCTCCAAGATGATCATTGCTCTGTTTCTTCTGCAAACAATAATTCCATACCCTCACAGGTAGCACTTGGAAATGCTTGCACTTTAAGGGATGCAACAAATGAATCTCATGTCACTATTAAACTTAAAGGAAAtcagaatttgaagaaaattgaTGCCAAAATGATAGTTGGCGATAATGGCACAAGTGGAGCTCCAAAGTCAGGGAACACTAATAATGCTTTTCATAAGGAGTTGGTTCAAG TTCCATCAATGGATACTGATCAAGCTCCTCcagccaagagagagagaggagagagttCTCTGCAAATTCCTTCCTTGCAGGATCAACAACTGGACTCAAAACACACGGAAGCTGTGGAAGCTCAACATTCAAACATTGCAAAGGCTAATACTGATGATAAGAAGGACGTTGCGTCAACTGGAGAAGTTCATGATTCAAACCCTGCAAAGAGCAGAAAACAG caggtTGACCGTTCCTCATATGGTTCCAACACACCATCCGACAGCAAAGACGAGACAGCTGCAATAGAGAAGAATGAGAAAGGGAAGGAAGAACAAAAAGAGCCTAATACAAGTCACCCAGCTGCTGAGTCTAGTCACCGTCGCAGTAGATGTGTCAGCAACGTGTATGATTCATGGAAAGAGGTCTCTGAAGAG GGGCGCCTGGCCTTTCATGCACTATTCTCAAGAGATGTATTACCCCAGAGTTTTTCACTTACACAGGACCTCAAGATTAAGGGGCATCAGAATGACGGTATGGAAGACTCAAAGAAAAGTTGA